A genomic window from Rhizobium sp. 007 includes:
- a CDS encoding MotE family protein, with the protein MIGSKFDTRISKLLRRLSLPAAVAVLLSIPGAFAQEAARPAGDLSSEEEIKQFCTNIADPARDQRYLLQKQELEKLRADIDARMAEMDKRKAEYQDWLKRRDDFLKQAQAGLTDIFKNMKPDAAALQLQEVKIEVAAAVIMRLGSRQSSLILNEMDPLKAAVIANIIASASDPNTSKDPS; encoded by the coding sequence ATGATCGGCTCGAAGTTCGACACCAGAATTTCCAAACTGCTACGGCGGCTCTCGCTACCGGCTGCCGTGGCCGTCCTTCTTTCCATCCCCGGCGCCTTCGCCCAGGAAGCCGCAAGACCTGCCGGCGACCTGAGCTCGGAAGAGGAAATCAAGCAGTTCTGCACCAACATTGCCGATCCGGCGCGCGACCAGCGCTATCTGCTGCAGAAGCAGGAACTGGAGAAGCTGCGCGCCGATATCGACGCCCGCATGGCGGAAATGGACAAGCGCAAGGCCGAGTATCAGGACTGGCTGAAGCGTCGCGACGACTTCCTCAAGCAGGCCCAGGCGGGCCTTACCGACATCTTTAAGAACATGAAGCCGGACGCTGCGGCGCTGCAGCTTCAGGAAGTCAAGATCGAGGTTGCGGCGGCGGTGATCATGCGGCTCGGCTCGCGTCAGTCGAGCCTGATCCTGAACGAGATGGACCCGCTGAAGGCGGCCGTCATCGCCAATATCATCGCAAGTGCGTCCGATCCCAATACGTCGAAGGATCCCTCATGA
- the flgH gene encoding flagellar basal body L-ring protein FlgH, with protein sequence MNKRFPAVMAAVALLAGCQSPQAVREIGRAPAMSPIGSGLAYGQTPQMALYPKQPRQVAQGYSLWSDSQAALFKDARALNVGDILTVNIQINDKATFDNETNRSRQNSSGLNWDVQANIFGWNPTSQTDITYGSDTSTDGKGKIERSEKLTLLVAAVVTGILENGNLVISGSQEVRVNQEIRILNVAGIVRPQDVDAENQISYEKIAEARISYGGRGRLMEVQQPPRGQQAIDLFSPL encoded by the coding sequence ATGAACAAGCGTTTCCCGGCTGTCATGGCCGCTGTTGCCCTACTAGCCGGCTGCCAGTCGCCGCAGGCTGTGAGGGAGATCGGCCGGGCGCCTGCCATGAGCCCGATCGGCAGTGGCCTTGCTTACGGCCAAACACCGCAGATGGCGCTTTATCCGAAGCAGCCGCGCCAGGTAGCGCAGGGCTATTCGCTGTGGAGCGATTCCCAGGCGGCCCTCTTCAAGGATGCGCGCGCACTCAACGTCGGCGACATTCTGACGGTCAATATCCAGATCAACGACAAGGCGACGTTCGACAACGAAACCAATCGCAGTCGCCAGAATTCGAGCGGGCTCAATTGGGATGTGCAGGCGAACATCTTCGGCTGGAACCCGACCTCCCAGACGGACATCACCTACGGTTCCGACACGAGCACTGACGGCAAGGGCAAGATCGAGCGTTCCGAAAAGCTGACGCTCCTCGTCGCGGCTGTCGTCACCGGCATCCTCGAAAACGGCAACCTCGTCATCAGTGGATCGCAGGAAGTCCGCGTAAACCAGGAAATCCGCATCCTCAATGTTGCCGGTATCGTGCGCCCGCAGGACGTCGATGCCGAAAACCAGATCTCTTACGAGAAGATCGCCGAAGCCCGCATCTCCTACGGCGGCCGCGGCCGCCTGATGGAAGTGCAGCAGCCGCCGCGCGGCCAGCAGGCCATCGATCTCTTCTCGCCGCTCTAA
- a CDS encoding flagellar basal body-associated FliL family protein: MADAEETDGKPKAKSAMLIMAAGLLALTLLGAGGGWLVGTTIAPNVKSAEQAEVAAQTASASGEEKKEGEGGLPHISTEANNVFQLEPITSNLAYPSENWVRLEVALLFNGPPDVKVAEDIHQDVLAYIRTVSLQQIEGPRGFQYLRDDIQERVDLRSQGRVSKVMFRTFVIE, from the coding sequence ATGGCAGACGCAGAAGAAACCGACGGCAAGCCGAAAGCGAAATCCGCCATGCTGATCATGGCTGCTGGGCTGCTCGCGCTCACCCTTCTCGGCGCTGGCGGCGGCTGGCTCGTCGGCACGACGATTGCACCGAACGTCAAGAGCGCCGAGCAGGCGGAGGTGGCGGCACAAACGGCTTCGGCCAGCGGCGAAGAGAAAAAGGAAGGCGAGGGCGGACTGCCCCATATTTCCACCGAGGCGAACAACGTCTTCCAGCTTGAGCCGATCACGTCGAACCTCGCCTATCCCTCGGAAAACTGGGTCCGCCTCGAAGTGGCGCTGCTCTTCAACGGTCCGCCGGATGTGAAAGTGGCCGAGGATATCCACCAGGATGTCCTGGCTTACATCCGCACCGTTTCCCTTCAGCAGATCGAAGGGCCGCGCGGCTTTCAATATCTGCGGGATGACATACAGGAACGTGTTGACCTGC